The nucleotide sequence GCTTACGGGCATCCGGTAAGTAAATTAGCACCTACTCCCAATATTGACCGCATTGCTAATAATGGAGTTAAGTTCAATAATAATTTTTGTACAAATTCTATTTGCGGACCCAGCCGCGCCGTTATTCTAACCGGCAAACACAGCCATTTAAATGGTTTTAGAATGAATGGGGAAACCTTTGATGGTTCACAACCTACACTTCCAAAATATCTAAAGGAAGCAGGTTATCAAACAGCACTATTTGGTAAATGGCATTTACACGGTTCTCCCCAGGGTTTTGATGATTGGAACATTCTTGTGGACCAGGGAAATTATTATAATTCCGATTTTATAAAAAATAAAGATACTACCAGGATTGAAGGCTATGCCACAGATATAATCACCGAAATGGGATTAGACTGGCTAAAAAATAATCGAGATAAAGAAAAACCCTTTATGCTAATGGTCCAGCACAAAGCCCCTCACAGAAACTGGATGCCGGCACTAAGACATATTAATAAATACGATTCTATTGAATTCCCATTACCCAAAAGTTATTTTTCAGATCATAAGGGGCAGGTAGCTGCGCAAGAGCAGTTACAGACCATTTATAAAGATATGTACGAAGGGCACGATCTAAAAATGACCGTGGCCAAAGGAAGCGATTCTTTGAGGCATAATCCGTGGAAAACAGATTTTGAAAGAATGACGAAGGCACAAAGAGACGCCTGGAATAAAGCATATCGACCTAAAAATAATGCTTTCCATGAAGCAAATTTATCGGGCAAAGAGCTTGACAAATGGAAAGGCCAACGCTATCTAAGAGATTATCTTGCTACCGTAGCCGCAGTAGATGAAGGCGTGGGAAAAATTTTAGATTATCTCGAAGAATCAGGTTTAGTTGAAAATACTTTAATTGTTTACACCACAGACCAGGGCTTCTATTTAGGAGAAAAAGGATTTTTTGACAAACGCTTTATGTACGAAGAGTCTTTAGCCATGCCTATGCTGATGCAATATCCCGGTGTTATTGAAGCGGGTAGCGAGATTGATGCGCTTACCCAAAACCTGGATTTTGCGCCAACTTTCCTGGATTTTGCCAACGCTGAAATCCCTGAAGAAATGCAG is from Salegentibacter mishustinae and encodes:
- a CDS encoding sulfatase family protein; amino-acid sequence: MKSKNALPLILSFLFLAISLISCKNNSEEKELDKDQKKKRPNIVFIMTDDHAAQAISAYGHPVSKLAPTPNIDRIANNGVKFNNNFCTNSICGPSRAVILTGKHSHLNGFRMNGETFDGSQPTLPKYLKEAGYQTALFGKWHLHGSPQGFDDWNILVDQGNYYNSDFIKNKDTTRIEGYATDIITEMGLDWLKNNRDKEKPFMLMVQHKAPHRNWMPALRHINKYDSIEFPLPKSYFSDHKGQVAAQEQLQTIYKDMYEGHDLKMTVAKGSDSLRHNPWKTDFERMTKAQRDAWNKAYRPKNNAFHEANLSGKELDKWKGQRYLRDYLATVAAVDEGVGKILDYLEESGLVENTLIVYTTDQGFYLGEKGFFDKRFMYEESLAMPMLMQYPGVIEAGSEIDALTQNLDFAPTFLDFANAEIPEEMQGRSLRSLMNNSISDEDFRNAIYYHYYDFPAFHMVKRHYGIRTDRFKLMHFYDDIDVWEMYDLQKDPREMNNIYNHPDYAEVRKELHSSLDSLQQKYNVTEEEFATTPESKVDQAYRNFARMAGEDPENYPGYKNE